In Salvia miltiorrhiza cultivar Shanhuang (shh) chromosome 4, IMPLAD_Smil_shh, whole genome shotgun sequence, the DNA window ATAGAGCTATCCTGGCCCCAACCAATGATATGGTTGATTCGATTAATGAATATGTCATGTCCTTGATGCCTACCAAAGAAAGGGTATACCTTAGCTCAGATAACATTTGCAAAGATGATGGAGAAGTTGACCTCGATGATGAAGTCTTTTCAGTTGAGTATCTCAACATGATCAAGTGTTCGAGATTGCCGAGTCATGAAATCAAATTGAAGGAGGGGTGCATTATCATGCTTCTCAGAAATATAGATCCTTCAAACGAGCTTTGCAATGGCACAAGGATGATAGTCACCAAACTTGGGGCCCGTGTGATTGAAGCCAAGTTGATTTCAGGTAATTATGCAGGCAAAAAGTTTCCTATTGCAAGAATGATCATGAGCCCCTCGGACTTCACAAAATTTTCGATTCGATTTCAAAGGAGGCAGTTCCCACTGAGTCTTTGTTTTGCAATGACAATAAACAAAAGTCAGGGTCAATCTCTTGCAAATGTAGGTCTATACGACTATACTTACTGAAGCCTGTGTTCACCCACGACCAATTGTACGTTGCAGTCTCAAGTGTCACTAGCAAAAAAGACCTCAAAATTTTAACATGTGATGCGGAAGGACAGACGCACAACACAACTACTAACGTTGTGTACAATGAAATTTTTGATAAACTATGA includes these proteins:
- the LOC131023570 gene encoding uncharacterized protein LOC131023570, producing the protein MIIRDSSNPIASIVKSTYQDVLHTLSNPEYFKDRAILAPTNDMVDSINEYVMSLMPTKERVYLSSDNICKDDGEVDLDDEVFSVEYLNMIKCSRLPSHEIKLKEGCIIMLLRNIDPSNELCNGTRMIVTKLGARVIEAKLISGNYAGKKFPIARMIMSPSDFTKFSIRFQRRQFPLSLCFAMTINKSQGQSLANVGLYDYTY